Proteins encoded within one genomic window of Papio anubis isolate 15944 chromosome X, Panubis1.0, whole genome shotgun sequence:
- the NDUFA1 gene encoding NADH dehydrogenase [ubiquinone] 1 alpha subcomplex subunit 1, producing the protein MWFEILPGLAAMGVCLFIPGLATAYIQRFTNGGKEKRIAHFGYHWNLMERDRRISGVNRYYVSKGLENID; encoded by the exons ATGTGGTTCGAGATTCTCCCCGGACTCGCCGCCATGGGCGTGTGCTTGTTTATTCCGGGACTGGCTACTGCGTACATCCAGAGGTTCACTAACGGGGGCAAG gaaaaaaggatTGCTCATTTTGGGTATCACTGGAATCTGATGGAAAGAGATAGGCGCATCTCTGGAGTTAATCGTTACTATGTGTCAAAG GGTTTGGAGAACATTGATTAA
- the RNF113A gene encoding E3 ubiquitin-protein ligase RNF113A produces the protein MAEQFSPGKTADQVCTFLFKKPGRKGAAGRRKRPACDPEPGDSGSSSDEGCTVVRPEKKRATHNPMIQKTRDSGKQKAAYGDLSSEEEEENEPESLGVVYKSTRSAKPVGPEDMGATAVYELDTEKERDAQAIFERSQKIQEELRGKEDDKIYRGINNYQKYMKPKDTSMGNASSGMVRKGPIRAPEHLRATVRWDYQPDICKDYKETGFCGFGDSCKFLHDRSDYKHGWQIERELDEGRYGVYEDENYEVGSDDEEIPFKCFICRQSFQNPVVTKCRHYFCESCALQHFRTTPRCYVCDQQTNGVFNPAKELIAKLEKHRATGEGGGASDLPEDPDEDPIPVT, from the coding sequence ATGGCAGAGCAGTTTTCTCCAGGGAAGACGGCGGATCAGGTGTGCACCTTCCTTTTCAAAAAGCCTGGGCGGAAAGGGGCTGCTGGACGCAGAAAGCGCCCGGCCTGCGACCCAGAGCCCGGAGACAGCGGCAGCAGTAGCGACGAAGGCTGCACTGTGGTTCGACCGGAAAAGAAGCGGGCGACTCACAATCCAATGATACAGAAGACTCGTGACAGTGGTAAACAGAAGGCAGCTTACGGCGACTTGAGcagcgaggaggaggaggaaaatgagCCCGAGAGTCTCGGCGTGGTTTATAAATCCACCCGCTCGGCGAAACCCGTGGGACCAGAGGATATGGGGGCGACAGCTGTCTATGAGCTGGACACAGAGAAAGAGCGCGATGCACAAGCCATCTTTGAGCGCAGCCAGAAGATCCAGGAGGAGCTGAGGGGCAAGGAGGATGACAAGATCTATCGGGGAATCAACAATTATCAGAAATACATGAAGCCCAAGGATACGTCTATGGGCAATGCCTCTTCCGGGATGGTGAGGAAGGGCCCCATCCGAGCGCCCGAGCATCTACGTGCCACCGTGCGCTGGGATTACCAGCCCGACATCTGTAAGGACTACAAAGAGACTGGCTTCTGCGGCTTCGGAGACAGCTGCAAATTCCTCCATGACCGTTCAGATTACAAGCATGGGTGGCAGATCGAACGTGAGCTTGATGAGGGTCGCTATGGTGTCTATGAGGATGAAAACTATGAAGTGGGAAGCGATGATGAGGAAATACCATTCAAGTGTTTCATCTGTCGCCAGAGCTTCCAAAACCCAGTTGTCACCAAGTGCAGGCATTATTTCTGCGAGAGCTGTGCACTGCAGCATTTCCGCACCACCCCGCGCTGCTATGTCTGTGACCAGCAGACCAATGGCGTCTTCAATCCAGCGAAAGAATTGATTGCTAAACTAGAGAAGCATCGAGCTACAGGAGAGGGTGGTGGTGCTTCCGACTTGCCAGAAGACCCCGATGAGGATCCAATTCCCGTTACTTAG